One Mercurialis annua linkage group LG3, ddMerAnnu1.2, whole genome shotgun sequence DNA window includes the following coding sequences:
- the LOC126672449 gene encoding uncharacterized protein LOC126672449, with protein sequence MSPSTRKRVISFNELQKSVRLKAHLRKVNDKPSMKKISRQSQTTETESEPIPPLVNTTSPSPPIQNPNSIEHHNHRDDSTEGPVAAEVNTAGEIETMSGEPTNVDEGPLPKKNGRGKARGLKLKKMTKDGSKIGGILIAKTNRLPIGPSEKIFKMEIGIVTRLMAPLGKLYWSQISAEQKEALLTTIQGEFEIDLSDPHAREVVYGMMARRFRNFKYQCHLHYKMFSTREEAEKHPPKDVKINDWKNFISEKLKLDVRLETLRVLCLASSSNVYIVNETSEVIDEEPPEMRLYCQAHHKKDGSWIDPQTGDKYEQMEAIRSTALEEGVAIDGMKIIQKVLDIPKSGYARVLGYGAKRITAKESEFEARLQAEKFETEKQVKELNDQIQNQQVKIDNISQSYSKLKHLVQQMLNAKDDEEIYIDGNEICIDGCEKFLDDEPSNDCVAVKAKEEKVNIKEIKEMSKEVRLLTEDLDRRMKYKNNESISNKDHLDA encoded by the exons ATGTCACCTAGTACTAGAAAAAGAGTTATATCGTTTAACGAATTACAAAAATCAGTTAGACTGAAAGCTCATTTGAGGAAGGTGAATGACAAACCATCGATGAAAAAGATATCACGACAATCTCAGACTACCGAAACTGAGTCAGAACCTATTCCTCCTTTGGTGAATACTACATCTCCGTCTCCtccaattcaaaacccaaatagTATTGAACATCACAACCACCGTGATGATTCAACTGAAGGACCAGTGGCTGCTGAAGTTAATACGGCTGGTGAAATTGAAACCATGTCCGGTGAACCAACAAACGTCgatgaag GTCCTCTTCCAAAAAAGAATGGTAGAGGGAAAGCTAGAGGattgaagttaaaaaaaatgactaaagatggttcaaaaattggtggaattttgattgcaaaaacaaacagattaccaattggtccttcagaaaagatattcaaaatggaaattggtATTGTCACTCGATTAATGGCACCGCTAGGTAAACTTTATTGGTCTCAAATAAGCGCTGAACAAAAGGAAGCTTTACTTACAACTATTCAG ggtgaatttgagattgatttaagtgatccacatgcaagagaAGTAGTATATGGAATGATGGCTAGACGATTTAGAAACTTCAAGTATCAGTGTCACTTACACTATAAGATGTTCTCTACTCGTGAGGAAGCCGAaaaacatccacccaaggatgtAAAAATTAACGATTGGAAGAAC TTCATATCTGAGAAGCTCAAACTCGATGTAAGGCTTGAAACTCTTCGAGTTTTATGCCTTGCCTCGAGTTCAAATGTCTACATAGTTAAC GAAACATCTGAAGTCATTGATGAAGAGCCACCTGAAATGAGGCTCTACTGTCAAGCACACCATAAAAAAGACGGCTCATGGATTGACCCACAAACTGGAGATAAATAC GAACAAATGGAAGCTATTCGCTCAACAGCACTCGAGGAAGGCGTTGCAATTGATGGGATGAAAATTATACAAAAGGTTTTGGATATACCGAAATCTGGTTATGCTCGTGTACTCGGATATGGAGCCAAACGGATAACAGCTAAAGAATCAGAGTTTGAAGCTCGTTTACAAGCTGAGAAGTTTGAGACTGAAAAGCAAGTTAAAGAACTAAAtgaccaaattcaaaatcaacaggTGAAAATTGACAACATTTCTCAATCATATAGCAAACTCAAGCATCTTGTTCAACAAATGCTGAATGCAAAAGATGATGAGGAAATATATATTGATGGCAACGAAATATGTATTGATGGCTGCGAAAAATTTCTTGATGATGAACCATCTAATGATTG TGTCGCAGTAAAAGCGAAGGAGGAAAAg GTGAACATTAAGGAGATTAAGGAAATGTCAAAAGAAGTTCGACTCTTAACGGAAGATTTAGACAGGAGGATGAAGTATAAGAATAACGAAAGTATTTCAAATAAGGATCATTTAGATGCTTAG
- the LOC126672450 gene encoding uncharacterized protein LOC126672450 yields the protein MASKNIIAELNKGEKLNVDNYNIWHLKIHYVLEEQEALDVVNNVMDEPMAFEGNVNDAQFKRDMATYTIWKKKESTARGILISSMNDDLVYEYQQYSTANAMWVALREKFGGTIVSRLRQLTIKFDTYKKVPNKTMKQHLRDMSNMIMELKSAGHNLTNEQQVQAVIRSLPNNWEHMKVNMTHNENIKTFSDIARHLELEDERLEAAKPDIQTYVAKSNFKQGGHKRKLSKKSWKNKGKMVEQDRDQKVETSTKSVVENGIRLSRPVIIVE from the coding sequence ATGGCTTCGAAAAATATCATAGCCGAACTTAATAAGGGTGAAAAACTCAATGTGGACAACTATAACATATGGCATCTGAAAATACATTATGTGCTTGAGGAGCAAGAAGCTCTTGATGTTGTTAATAATGTAATGGATGAACCAATGGCTTTTGAGGGAAATGTCAATGATGCGCAATTTAAGCGCGACATGGCTACATACACTATTTGGAAGAAAAAGGAATCAACTGCAAGAGGAATCCTTATCAGTTCCATGAATGATGATTTGGTGTATGAGTATCAGCAGTATTCCACTGCTAATGCCATGTGGGTCGCTTTGCGCGAGAAGTTTGGAGGAACTATTGTCTCCAGACTTAGGCAGTTGACTATCAAATTCGACACTTATAAGAAAGTCCCTAACAAGACAATGAAACAACATTTGAGGGATATGTCGAATATGATAATGGAGCTAAAATCAGCTGGACATAACCTCACAAATGAACAGCAAGTCCAAGCAGTCATTCGATCTTTGCCTAATAATTGGGAGCACATGAAAGTGAACATGACTCACAATGAGAATATTAAGACTTTTAGTGATATTGCGCGCCACTTGGAACTTGAGGATGAGCGCCTCGAGGCTGCTAAACCTGATATTCAAACATATGTTGCTAAATCTAATTTCAAACAAGGTGGTCATAAGCGTAAATTGTCTAAAAAGAGTTGGAAAAATAAAGGCAAGATGGTAGAGCAAGACCGGGACCAGAAGGTGGAAACAAGCACCAAAAGCGTGGTGGAAAATGGGATAAGACTAAGTCGACCTGTTATAATTGTGGAATGA